CCAGGGGCAGAGACATAGACAAGGAATTTCCGGGACACGACACTAGAAAGGTCGGGTAGGAGTCGCAACGAATTCAGGAGTTCCGCGGCTCGGAGGAGAAGAACGGCGGGAGGTGGGTATGGGGAAAGAGAAAGCAGGACGGGAGGACCTGAGAGAGAGACTTCTTGAGCGCGGGCCGTCCTTCTTGAGGGATTCCGAGCTTCTGACAATAATCGTCGGGTCGGGCTCACGAAGAACAAGTGCCCGCGAAATCGCCTTGTCCCTCATCGGCCCCAATGGCATCAGGGAACTCCCTTCATTCTCCTCTTCCCAGCTCATCCGGAAAAGGGGACTGGGCCCGGCTCTTGCGGCGCGAATCCTGGCGTCAGTCGAGTTGGGAAGAAGACTTTTCCAGGATCAAAAGGAAAGCACCGCGACTCTAAACACGCCCGAGGATGTCTTCAAAGCCACCGCGGAGCTTAAGGTCCACAAGAAGGAACATTTCGTTGCGCTCTACCTGAATGCCAGAAATCAGCTCTTGAGAAAAGAAATTGTTTCAATAGGAAGCCTCAACGCATCAATTGTTCACCCACGGGAAGTATTCGAACCCGCTGTTTCCAACTCTGCCCTTTCTGTGATCCTTGTCCACAATCATCCCTCCGGCGATTCGGAGCCAAGCGTTGAGGACATTGCCATAACAAAAAGGCTCATCCGGGCAGGGGAAATAATGGGTATCGACGTGCTTGACCATGTGATTATTGGAAACGGCGGTTTTGTGAGTCTCAGGGAAAGAGGAGTCTTCGAGTCCTAGCCCGCATCGGGCGATGAGCCATGTCTCCGCAGCAAAAAACAGTTGTGATGGAAGTTGAAATCGGATAAGGTACACGCTGCAGTAAATCTGGAAGACCTCTGAACCTCATGAGAAAGGAGGTTGGAAGTAGCAGGAAAGGAATGAGATCTCAAAACGTGTCAAGTTGCGATTTGTCGGGTTTCACGTTGGAGAGAGAACTCAACTCCACACTGATTAACGAGGAGGAGAACGATGAAACATGCTCTAGTCTGCGCAGTCTCACTGTTTTTGATCTTTGTCGTGGTTGGCCAGGCTTTTTCACAGGTAATCCGGCGCCCGCAAATTGAATTATACGCGGGGGTCGGGATTCCGACCGCTCCAGAGAGTTTCAAGGATTATTGGAAGGTTGGGTTCAGTGGCCACGGCCAGTACGTTGTTTTCCTACGCCCCAACGTGGGGGTCACACTGGGGGCGGGCTATGAAAGGTTCACATTCGACGAGGAGAAGGTCCTCAGCGATGCGGGGATTGGGCCCGGGTCTGGTGTTAGCATAGACGCGCCTGTAAGCATTTTGGAATTCGGCATCGGTGTGCGGCCGTACTTGACACCGGCAGAAGCGCCAACTCAGATATTCCTGTTTGGCATGGGAACAATGAATGTCATGAAATGGAAGATGGAAATCAGCTGGCCGGGTGGGACTCTTATCGTTGTTCCCGAAGA
The nucleotide sequence above comes from Candidatus Eisenbacteria bacterium. Encoded proteins:
- the radC gene encoding DNA repair protein RadC, translated to MGKEKAGREDLRERLLERGPSFLRDSELLTIIVGSGSRRTSAREIALSLIGPNGIRELPSFSSSQLIRKRGLGPALAARILASVELGRRLFQDQKESTATLNTPEDVFKATAELKVHKKEHFVALYLNARNQLLRKEIVSIGSLNASIVHPREVFEPAVSNSALSVILVHNHPSGDSEPSVEDIAITKRLIRAGEIMGIDVLDHVIIGNGGFVSLRERGVFES